A window from Raphanus sativus cultivar WK10039 unplaced genomic scaffold, ASM80110v3 Scaffold0060, whole genome shotgun sequence encodes these proteins:
- the LOC108847889 gene encoding ubiquitin carboxyl-terminal hydrolase 23 has translation MEEAASNNRSSAVSSSSASAVFRRIEFHPARKPWNGFSNKGGSDFKLETLNPSFSSANKLALSSSSSVKKRDGSDSLDRALTFSITIRKIGAGLENLGNTCFLNSVLQCLTYTEPLAAYLLNVGHEKRCHVAGFCALCAMQKHVRSALQATGDTLAPKYLVSNLRCVSRNFRNGRQEDAHEYMINLLECMHKCSLPSGVPSESSDAYRSSLVHKIFGGTLRSRVQCAQCSHCSDKFDPFLDLSLDISKADSLQRALTRFTSVELLDDGAKVYQCERCKQKVKATKQLTVSKAPYVLALHLKRFEAHSSDKIDRKVEFPSAVDLKPFFSGPNDGDLKYTLNSVLVHYGRSIHSGHYSSFVRTSTSGMWYSLDDNKVSQVSEKIVFNQKAYMLFYVRDRQNTAPKNTPAMVKKESLSTNRVPMVISSNRNDRVSGSAVMKASSLNGLGANGTTPLRSCNQGAAAAGISQRESNSKENLQKELPPSQANGEGSLVKENIKAASATLPGKVSPLLDGSGNAQILVNLPTSVAKAEETLTTPRKTRKGKTKTTLQVGSRLFKLALGVRKKKKQKKGRSSTFAGKVISEEVLSEKRAEDQERSTSEITSEVASGSSCSPGKSVHNERKMNSNGNMLLGSATTGDLNERANNQNGAVLASDQQPPLRSSGLPKASQVAKRKREPSKDEQIVLQKDEPTILTRGLPETVVAKWDEEVSASKKMGMSEGTKIGYVADEWDEEYDRGKKKKIRIKEEMYVGPNPFQAFASKKQTDTKKKWTQRMNTAKTGFRK, from the exons ATGGAGGAGGCAGCGAGTAATAATAGATCCTCCGCCGTTTCGTCCTCTTCAGCTTCAGCCGTCTTCAGAAGGATCGAGTTTCATCCCGCGAGGAAACCCTGGAACGGCTTCTCTAACAAAGGTGGTTCCGATTTCAAGTTGGAGACTTTGAATCCCAGCTTCTCTTCTGCCAACAAGCTAGCTCTCTCTTCATCCTCCTCCGTTAAGAAGCGAGACGGGTCCGATTCGCTCGATCGGGCGCTTACCTTTAGCATAACCATCCGTAAAATC GGTGCGGGTTTGGAGAATCTCGGGAATACATGTTTTCTTAACTCGGTATTACAGTGTTTGACATACACTGAGCCCTTAGCTGCTTACCTACTAAATGTTGGCCATGAGAAACGCT GCCACGTGGCTGGGTTTTGTGCTTTATGTGCAATGCAGAAGCATGTGAGGAGTGCTCTCCAAGCTACTGGCGACACATTAGCCCCAAAATATTTGGTCTCAAACCTGCGAT GCGTATCGAGAAACTTCAGGAATGGTCGGCAGGAAGATGCACATGAGTACATGATCAATTTGCTAGAATGCATGCACAAGTGTTCTCTGCCTTCTGGTGTGCCAAGTGAGTCCTCTGATGCTTACAGGAGCAGCTTGGTTCACAAAATATTCGGTGGTACCCTCCGTAGTCGG GTGCAATGCGCGCAATGTTCACATTGCTCCGACAAGTTTGATCCGTTTCTTGACCTAAGCCTAGACATTTCCAAGGCAGATTCGTTGCAGAGAGCGCTCACACGTTTCACTTCTGTTGAGCTCTTAGATGACGGTGCAAAGGTTTACCAATGTGAAAGATGCAAGCAGAAAGTTAAGGCTACAAAACAGCTGACTGTTTCTAAAGCACCGTACGTTCTAGCTCTGCATCTCAAGCGGTTTGAAGCACATAGTTCCGATAAAATCGACCGGAAAGTCGAGTTTCCCTCTGCAGTTGACTTGAAACCTTTTTTCAGTGGTCCGAAT GACGGTGACTTGAAGTACACTCTGAATAGTGTTTTAGTTCATTATGGTCGAAGTATTCATTCTGGTCACTATTCATCCTTTGTTCGCACTTCAACTAGTGGCATGTGGTATTCCCTTGATGACAACAAG GTTTCCCAAGTTAGTGAGAAGATTGTGTTCAATCAGAAGGCGTATATGCTATTCTATGTCCGTGATAGACAGAACACGGCCCCAAAGAATACGCCTGCCATGGTTAAAAAAGAGAGTCTTTCCACAAACAGAGTTCCTATGGTTATATCTTCTAACAGAAATGATCGAGTGAGTGGTTCAGCAGTCATGAAAGCATCTAGTTTGAACGGTCTTGGTGCCAATGGTACAACACCCTTGAGATCATGTAATCAAGGTGCTGCTGCTGCTGGCATATCCCAAAGAGAATCAAATTCCAAAGAGAACCTTCAGAAGGAACTGCCACCATCACAGGCTAATGGGGAAGGATCTTTGGTAAAGGAGAATATAAAGGCTGCAAGCGCAACGCTACCAGGGAAGGTTTCCCCTCTACTGGATGGCAGTGGAAACGCTCAAATTCTTGTGAACTTGCCGACTTCTGTAGCTAAAGCTGAGGAGACTCTCACCACACCAAGAAAGACTCGCAAGGGCAAAACAAAAACGACCCTGCAAGTGGGATCAAGACTTTTTAAGCTGGCCCTTGGCGTACgcaaaaagaagaaacagaagaagggAAGATCAAGTACCTTTGCTGGTAAGGTTATTTCTGAGGAGGTTCTATCAGAGAAAAGAGCTGAAGATCAAGAGCGTTCCACGTCAGAGATAACTAGCGAAGTTGCTTCTGGCTCTTCTTGCTCGCCTGGGAAGAGTGTCCATAATGAAAGGAAAATGAATAGTAATGGGAATATGTTGCTTGGCTCTGCGACGACTGGAGATCTCAATGAGAGAGCTAATAATCAAAATGGTGCCGTTCTTGCTTCAGACCAACAACCACCGTTAAGGAGTTCTGGCTTACCTAAAGCAAGCCAAGTCgccaaaagaaagagagagccGTCAAAAGATGAACAAATCGTGTTGCAGAAAGATGAGCCGACGATTCTCACCCGGGGTTTGCCAGAGACAGTTG TTGCCAAATGGGATGAGGAAGTCTCGGCTTCTAAGAAGATGGGAATGAGTGAAGGCACTAAAATCGGTTACGTAGCAGATGAGTG GGATGAGGAGTATGATAGagggaagaaaaagaagataagGATCAAAGAGGAGATGTATGTAGGACCGAACCCGTTCCAGGCGTTTGCATCAAAGAAACAGACAGACACAAAGAAGAAATGGACGCAACGCATGAACACCGCAAAGACAGGTTTCCGGAAATGA
- the LOC108846380 gene encoding DNA-directed RNA polymerase subunit 5-like protein 1 translates to MAEADDEITRVFKVHRTVLQMMRDRGYNIEESDIELKREDFVEKFCKAMNKVNKEALFLTANKGPNPEDKIYVFYPEGPKVGVPIIKKDVVMKMRDDKVTRGIIVVPQPITGAAKNAIIELNKILTIEVFEEAELVTNITEHKLINKYYVLDNQAKKELLQKYTVQDTQLPRILVSDPVARYYGLKRGQVVKIRRSDATSLDYYTYRYAV, encoded by the exons ATGGCAGAGGCGGATGATGAGATCACGAGGGTCTTCAAGGTACATCGCACGGTGTTGCAGATGATGAGGGATAGAGGTTACAACATAGAAGAGTCTGATATAGAGTTGAAAAGAGAAGACTTCGTTGAGAAGTTTTGCAAAGCTATGAACAAAGTTAACAAAGAAGCACTGTTCCTGACAGCCAACAAGGGTCCAAATCCAGAGGACAAG ATTTACGTGTTCTACCCGGAAGGCCCTAAAGTGGGAGTCCCAATCATTAAAAAAGACGTGGTGATGAAGATGAGAGACGATAAAGTCACTCGAGGGATCATAGTCGTTCCGCAGCCCATAACTGGTGCAGCCAAGAACGCTATAATAGAGCTTAACAAGATTTTGACTATCGAAGTCTTTGAGGAAGCTGAGTTGGTGACTAACATCACCGAGCATAAACTCATCAACAAGTACTATGTGCTTGACAATCAAGCTAAGAAGGAGCTGCTTCAAAAGTACACGGTGCAAGACACTCAGTTGCCTCGGATCCTTGTCTCTGATCCTGTTGCTAGATACTATGGACTCAAGAGAGGACAGGTTGTTAAGATCAGACGGAGTGATGCTACTTCTTTGGACTATTACACCTATCGTTATGCTGTTTAG
- the LOC108844205 gene encoding RNA polymerase II C-terminal domain phosphatase-like 4, whose protein sequence is MSVASDSPVHSSSSDDLAAFLETELDSGSDSSSESFPIEEEAAEDDTEVSNHRLKRRKLEHLETVDDVDEIEDVASVKFSQEISEASSSKLPCQHPGTFGNMCIVCGQNVEEEETGLSFTYIHKGIKFHQDEVTRMRDIDMKMLQNQRKLCLVLDLDHTLLNSTVLRDLKPEEEYLKSVTHSLQDVSGGDLFMLEFMHMMTKLRPFVRTFLKEASKMFVLYIYTMGDRPYARQMAKLLDPKGEYFGERIISRDDGTVRHQKSLDVVLGQEKAVLILDDTENAWPSHKDNLIVIERYHFFASSCKQFDHRFQSLSQLKSDESEPDGALATVLKVLKQTHSLFFEDGGEDLSSRDVRSLLKQVRKEILKGCKVVFSRVFPTKSQAEDHPLWRVAEGLGATCATEVDESVTHVVAMDVGTEKVRWAIREKKFVVHRGWIDAANYLWKKQPEENFGLEQVKKQGTDEKSDDVNI, encoded by the exons ATGAGCGTGGCGAGTGATTCACCAGTGCATTCTTCTAGTAGCGATGATCTCGCTGCTTTCCTCGAAACCGAGCTGGACTCTGGCTCAGATTCTTCCTCTGAGTCATTTCCCATCGAAGAAGAAGCAGCCGAGGATGATACTGAAGTTTCCAATCATAG GTTAAAGAGACGGAAACTGGAGCATCTAGAAACCGTGGATGATGTAGATGAGATTGAGGATGTAGCTTCTGTGAAGTTTTCACAAGAAATCTCTG AAGCATCCTCAAGCAAGTTACCGTGCCAACACCCAGGGACCTTCGGAAACATGTGCATTGTTTGTGGACAAaacgtggaagaagaagaaactggtCTTTCATTCACTTACATACACAAG GGTATAAAGTTCCATCAAGATGAAGTCACTCGGATGCGTGATATAGATATGAAAATGTTGCAAAACCAGCGGAAGTTATGTTTAGTTCTTGATCTAGACCACACTTTGCTTAACTCAACCGTACTTAGGGACTTGAAACCAGAGGAGGAATACTTGAAAAGCGTCACACATTCTCTTCAAG ATGTTTCTGGTGGTGATCTCTTCATGCTTGAGTTCATGCATATGATGACCAAATTAAGGCCGTTTGTTCGTACGTTTCTAAAAGAAGCCAGCAAGATGTTTGTattgtatatatacacaatGGGAGATAGGCCGTATGCACGACAGATGGCGAAGCTGCTAGACCCTAAAGGAGAGTACTTCGGTGAACGGATCATTTCTCGAGATGATGGCACGGTGAGACATCAAAAAAGTTTAGATGTGGTGCTGGGACAAGAAAAAGCTGTTCTGATTCTGGACGATACAGAGAAT GCGTGGCCAAGTCATAAAGACAATCTGATCGTGATAGAGAGGTATCACTTTTTCGCATCAAGCTGCAAACAGTTTGACCATAGATTCCAGTCTCTCTCGCAGCTGAAGAGCGATGAGAGCGAACCAGATGGAGCACTTGCAACTGTTCTTAAAGTCCTTAAACAAACACATAGTCTATTCTTCGAG GATGGAGGAGAGGACTTGTCCAGTAGAGACGTGAGGTCATTACTGAAGCAAGTGCGTAAAGAGATACTTAAAGGATGTAAAGTGGTGTTCAGTCGAGTGTTCCCGACCAAGTCTCAGGCTGAGGATCACCCGCTGTGGAGGGTGGCTGAGGGATTGGGAGCCACGTGTGCAACGGAAGTGGATGAATCTGTAACACACGTGGTGGCAATGGATGTGGGAACGGAGAAGGTGCGCTGGGCCATAAGAGAGAAGAAGTTTGTTGTGCATAGAGGATGGATAGACGCAGCTAATTACCTGTGGAAGAAGCAGCCAGAAGAGAACTTCGGGTTGGAGCAGGTCAAGAAGCAAGGAACAGATGAAAAGAGCGATGATGTAAACATTTGA
- the LOC108846381 gene encoding early nodulin-like protein 13 isoform X1, with amino-acid sequence MSTSLMMSCLFLLLCLLCEGREILVGGKSNTWKVPESTEETLNRWSERTRFKIGDSLLWKYNAEKDSVMQVSQKDYERCDRSEPIGGYKDGHTKIELMRSGPFYFISGEDGHCQRGEKLLVVVLSPNHNRSYAADAPPFTAPVTKDKGSSDHVLINQAQRSVATACFLALLHIPLAFLV; translated from the exons ATGTCTACTTCGCTTATGATGTCTTGTTTGTTTCTGTTACTGTGTTTGTTGTGTGAAGGCAGGGAGATTCTAGTGGGAGGCAAGTCTAACACATGGAAGGTTCCAGAGTCTACAGAAGAAACACTAAACCGTTGGTCAGAGAGAACAAGATTCAAAATCGGAGACTCTCTCC TGTGGAAGTACAATGCGGAGAAAGACTCAGTGATGCAAGTGAGTCAAAAAGATTACGAGAGATGCGACAGATCAGAGCCTATAGGAGGATACAAAGATGGTCACACAAAGATAGAGCTAATGAGATCAGGTCCTTTTTACTTCATCAGTGGCGAAGATGGGCATTGCCAGAGAGGAGAGAAGCTTCTTGTTGTCGTCTTGTCTCCAAATCACAACAGAAGCTATGCAGCTGATGCTCCTCCTTTTACCGCTCCAGTCACAAAAGACAAGGGAAGTAGTGATCATGTTCTGATCAACCAAGCACAAAGATCCGTTGCAACTGCTTGTTTCCTTGCTCTTCTTCATATTCCATTAGCCTTTTTGGTTTAG
- the LOC108845783 gene encoding uncharacterized protein LOC108845783: MVLDAYASSNPNQVHEDVLQKSRDACYKARDAFYTCLEKESGKKPTEIASVGLLYPKECSLSRTEFVKNCRSSWVKHFDREYCRNKRVQRLLDDGDERKGPMSLPQPYTFKPSPSS, encoded by the exons ATGGTGCTCGATGCTTATGCTTCGTCGAACCCTAATCAGGTTCACGAGGACGTTCTTCAGAAATCTAGAGACGCTTGCTACAAG GCAAGAGATGCTTTTTACACTTGTCTGGAGAAGGAATCTGGTAAAAAACCCACTGAGATCGCGTCCGTAGGTCTTCTCTACCCTAAAGAGTGCAGCCTTTCCAGAACAGAGTTTGTCAAGAACTGCCGCTCCTCCTGG GTGAAGCATTTCGATAGGGAGTACTGTCGGAACAAGAGAGTCCAAAGGCTGTTAGATGATGGAGATGAGAGGAAAGGTCCAATGTCACTCCCTCAGCCTTACACTTTCAAGCCTTCCCCTTCTTCTTAG
- the LOC108846381 gene encoding early nodulin-like protein 13 isoform X2 produces the protein MMVTFWFIKEICLDLSREILVGGKSNTWKVPESTEETLNRWSERTRFKIGDSLLWKYNAEKDSVMQVSQKDYERCDRSEPIGGYKDGHTKIELMRSGPFYFISGEDGHCQRGEKLLVVVLSPNHNRSYAADAPPFTAPVTKDKGSSDHVLINQAQRSVATACFLALLHIPLAFLV, from the exons ATGATGGTCACGTTTTGGTTCATTAAAGAGATTTGTTTGGATCTTA GCAGGGAGATTCTAGTGGGAGGCAAGTCTAACACATGGAAGGTTCCAGAGTCTACAGAAGAAACACTAAACCGTTGGTCAGAGAGAACAAGATTCAAAATCGGAGACTCTCTCC TGTGGAAGTACAATGCGGAGAAAGACTCAGTGATGCAAGTGAGTCAAAAAGATTACGAGAGATGCGACAGATCAGAGCCTATAGGAGGATACAAAGATGGTCACACAAAGATAGAGCTAATGAGATCAGGTCCTTTTTACTTCATCAGTGGCGAAGATGGGCATTGCCAGAGAGGAGAGAAGCTTCTTGTTGTCGTCTTGTCTCCAAATCACAACAGAAGCTATGCAGCTGATGCTCCTCCTTTTACCGCTCCAGTCACAAAAGACAAGGGAAGTAGTGATCATGTTCTGATCAACCAAGCACAAAGATCCGTTGCAACTGCTTGTTTCCTTGCTCTTCTTCATATTCCATTAGCCTTTTTGGTTTAG